The following proteins are co-located in the Microbacterium sp. SORGH_AS_0888 genome:
- a CDS encoding MarR family winged helix-turn-helix transcriptional regulator, translating into MEHSDDILRLLLGAHALTRVASLETRTEAPAAQWRTIVLLRDHGPLRIGDLATLSRVTQPGMTRLVAQLADAGLVERGADANDSRVTVVTVTPAGLAALDEWLRVLSAALAPRFSDLSDEDWDVVRRAADIVADRTRTAELAR; encoded by the coding sequence ATGGAACATTCCGACGACATCCTCAGACTGCTGTTGGGCGCACACGCCCTCACGCGCGTCGCGTCGCTCGAGACCCGGACCGAGGCCCCCGCCGCGCAATGGCGGACGATCGTCCTCCTCCGTGATCACGGACCGCTTCGCATCGGCGACCTCGCCACGCTCAGCCGCGTCACCCAGCCCGGAATGACGCGGCTGGTCGCACAGCTCGCCGACGCCGGCCTCGTAGAGCGGGGAGCCGATGCCAACGACTCGCGCGTCACGGTGGTGACGGTGACGCCAGCGGGTCTGGCCGCCCTCGACGAATGGCTCCGAGTCCTCAGCGCGGCGCTCGCCCCGCGGTTCTCCGATCTGAGCGACGAGGACTGGGATGTCGTTCGCCGCGCGGCGGACATCGTCGCCGACCGCACCCGCACGGCGGAGCTCGCCCGATGA
- a CDS encoding trehalose-6-phosphate synthase, which produces MSTAEFVVVANRLPVDRDADGGWRPSPGGLVAALEPVMRKADGAWVGWAGKPDLELEPFDNDGMHLVPITLTADDVEQYYEGFSNDTIWPLYHDVIAAPRYRRAWWESYVSVNERFADAAASVAAQGATVWVQDYQLQLVPRLLRERRPDLTIGYFHHIPFPAYGLYAQLPWRRQVLEGLLGADVIGFQRVADAGNFARAVRRQLRYETKASGIRVPEADGGSRLALAKAFPISIDAELYVELAQREDIRARAAEIRAELGNPKKILLGVDRLDYTKGIRHRMKAFGELLEDGRLSVEDVTLVQVASPSRERVGPYMQLRDEIELTVGRINGDYDTMGHTAIRYLHQAFPREEMVALYLAADVMLVTALRDGMNLVAKEYVASRVDNRGVLVLSEFAGAADELGSALLINPHDIGGLKNTIERAVHMPGAEQGRRMRALRRRVREHDVEAWSQDFLAALDEASHAGGHR; this is translated from the coding sequence GTGTCCACAGCCGAGTTCGTCGTCGTCGCCAACCGTCTCCCCGTGGATCGCGACGCGGATGGGGGATGGCGCCCCTCGCCCGGAGGACTCGTGGCCGCACTCGAGCCGGTGATGCGCAAGGCCGATGGCGCGTGGGTCGGCTGGGCCGGAAAGCCGGACCTCGAGCTCGAGCCGTTCGACAACGACGGCATGCACCTCGTCCCCATCACGCTCACGGCGGATGACGTCGAGCAGTACTACGAAGGCTTCTCCAACGACACGATCTGGCCGCTCTACCACGACGTGATCGCCGCGCCGCGCTACCGCCGTGCCTGGTGGGAGTCGTACGTCTCGGTGAACGAACGGTTCGCGGATGCCGCGGCGTCCGTCGCGGCGCAGGGCGCGACGGTCTGGGTGCAGGACTATCAGCTGCAGCTCGTTCCGCGCCTGCTCCGCGAACGCCGGCCCGACCTCACGATCGGGTACTTCCACCACATTCCGTTCCCGGCATACGGTCTCTACGCCCAGCTGCCGTGGCGTCGGCAGGTCCTCGAGGGGCTGCTGGGCGCCGACGTCATCGGCTTCCAGCGCGTCGCCGACGCCGGAAACTTCGCGCGCGCCGTCCGCCGCCAGCTGCGCTACGAGACGAAGGCCTCCGGCATCCGCGTGCCCGAGGCGGACGGCGGCTCGCGACTCGCTCTCGCCAAGGCGTTCCCGATCTCGATAGACGCCGAGCTGTATGTCGAGCTCGCGCAGCGCGAGGACATCCGTGCGCGCGCCGCCGAGATCCGCGCCGAGCTCGGCAATCCGAAGAAGATCCTGCTGGGCGTCGACCGCCTCGACTACACGAAGGGCATCCGCCATCGGATGAAGGCGTTCGGCGAGCTGCTGGAGGACGGGCGTCTGTCGGTCGAGGACGTGACCCTCGTCCAGGTCGCGAGCCCCAGTCGCGAGCGGGTCGGGCCCTACATGCAGCTGCGCGACGAGATCGAGCTGACCGTCGGTCGCATCAACGGCGACTACGACACGATGGGGCACACGGCGATCCGGTATCTCCACCAGGCGTTCCCGCGCGAGGAGATGGTCGCGCTGTACCTCGCAGCCGACGTCATGCTGGTCACCGCGCTGCGGGACGGCATGAATCTCGTCGCCAAGGAGTATGTCGCGAGCCGCGTCGACAATCGGGGCGTGCTGGTGCTGAGCGAGTTCGCGGGAGCCGCGGACGAGCTGGGCAGTGCCCTGCTGATCAACCCGCACGACATCGGCGGGCTGAAGAACACGATCGAGCGGGCGGTCCACATGCCCGGCGCGGAGCAGGGGAGGAGGATGCGGGCGCTGCGGCGCCGCGTCCGCGAGCACGACGTCGAGGCGTGGTCCCAGGACTTCCTCGCCGCCCTCGACGAGGCGAGCCACGCAGGAGGCCACCGATGA
- a CDS encoding DUF4062 domain-containing protein, whose amino-acid sequence MDRKYQVFVSSTYVDLVAERQEVMQALLEMDCLPAGMEMFPAADEDQWTLIKEVIDECDYYVVIVGGRYGSVSAEGISYTEMEYDYAVSSGIPVLGFVHSNPDDIPVGKSELDKDAREKLDAFRAKVMSRVVKKYASPAELGSVVSRGLNRAIKRNPQPGWVRGDQAMTPEVRTQIAELKAALSDARREKAEEEAAARAKPTELNADYEHGEDEIAFEFRLKGFDYDGRYDSTAELTYTWDEVIETLGPFMIDEAPEPELRDRWNSHMFNDTQRLDDWPDLRSGSATITDSTWGAIIVQLRALGAIMIGEKKRPPSDKSIYWKLTPGRR is encoded by the coding sequence GTGGATCGCAAATACCAGGTGTTCGTGAGTTCGACTTACGTCGACCTCGTCGCCGAGCGTCAAGAAGTCATGCAGGCGCTGCTCGAAATGGACTGCCTGCCCGCAGGTATGGAGATGTTCCCAGCGGCTGACGAGGACCAGTGGACACTCATCAAAGAGGTCATCGATGAGTGCGATTACTACGTAGTCATCGTCGGAGGACGCTACGGCTCGGTATCTGCCGAAGGCATCAGCTATACCGAGATGGAGTACGACTACGCGGTGTCATCGGGCATACCGGTGCTGGGATTCGTTCACAGCAATCCGGACGACATCCCTGTGGGAAAGTCAGAGCTCGATAAGGACGCGCGAGAGAAGCTTGATGCTTTTCGAGCCAAGGTCATGTCTCGCGTGGTCAAGAAGTACGCGTCACCAGCGGAGCTCGGTTCGGTCGTTTCCCGAGGGCTCAATCGAGCGATCAAGCGCAATCCTCAGCCTGGCTGGGTTCGAGGCGATCAAGCGATGACGCCTGAAGTGCGCACACAGATTGCAGAACTCAAAGCTGCCCTCTCTGATGCGAGACGGGAGAAGGCTGAAGAGGAAGCGGCCGCGCGCGCGAAGCCAACTGAACTGAACGCAGACTACGAGCATGGAGAGGACGAAATAGCCTTCGAGTTCCGGTTGAAGGGCTTCGACTACGACGGTCGGTACGACTCGACGGCGGAGTTGACCTACACCTGGGACGAGGTGATCGAGACACTCGGTCCGTTCATGATCGATGAGGCACCAGAGCCAGAACTTCGGGATAGATGGAACTCCCACATGTTCAACGACACTCAACGACTCGATGACTGGCCCGACCTGCGCAGCGGGTCCGCGACGATCACCGATAGTACCTGGGGAGCGATAATCGTTCAGCTGCGCGCGCTCGGCGCGATCATGATCGGTGAGAAGAAGCGACCTCCATCAGACAAGTCGATCTATTGGAAGCTGACGCCCGGCAGGCGATGA
- a CDS encoding GNAT family N-acetyltransferase, whose amino-acid sequence MTTERLTLTAVAPGDISDLFTLHSDPRVWTHLPSGVYVDREQMVSDVTDYAADWQRDGLGYWTARRSDDGAVVGIGGVRRRPAGFWNIYYRLFPEHQGHGFATEIARTGMAAASAQASGLPVLAVLLERNLGSLRTAQRLGLTRAWRGQDPRIPDPDAVRLVYADRPLPRQILDAVVSP is encoded by the coding sequence GTGACGACCGAACGCCTGACGTTGACCGCGGTGGCGCCGGGTGACATCTCAGACCTGTTCACGCTGCACTCGGATCCTCGCGTGTGGACTCATCTGCCTTCTGGCGTGTACGTCGACCGCGAGCAGATGGTGTCCGACGTGACCGACTACGCCGCGGACTGGCAGCGTGACGGCCTCGGGTACTGGACAGCTCGCCGCAGCGATGACGGGGCGGTCGTCGGGATCGGAGGAGTGCGCCGCCGCCCCGCCGGGTTCTGGAACATCTACTACCGGCTCTTTCCCGAGCACCAGGGACACGGCTTCGCGACGGAGATCGCCCGCACAGGGATGGCTGCCGCGTCCGCCCAGGCCTCCGGCCTTCCCGTTCTCGCCGTCCTTCTCGAGCGCAACCTGGGGTCTCTGCGCACCGCCCAGCGTCTCGGCCTCACACGTGCATGGCGCGGGCAGGATCCGCGGATCCCCGACCCCGATGCCGTCCGACTCGTCTACGCGGACCGTCCCCTCCCCAGACAGATCCTGGACGCCGTCGTCTCCCCCTGA
- a CDS encoding DMT family transporter — MSFGALRHVGVQAGVAAAVLFGAGAPVAKLLLGEVSPWLLAGLLYLGSGVGLGIYRLVRRAPRVRLQRHERLPLAGAVFFGGMLGPVLLMFGLSNMPASGASLLLNAEGVATALLAWFVFRENFDRRVALGMVAIVAGAVVLSIPMGGSIRFGGIWPTLAVLGACLSWGIDNNLTRKVALNDATWLATIKGGVAGPVNLVLAFLLGAALPPAWSVAAAMGVGLLAYGVSLVLFIVSMRHVGTARAGAYFSVAPFFGALLAVLMGEALTAPLVIAAALMAVGVWLHLTERHEHEHRHEAIAHDHWHRHDDEHHDHEHPEPVAAGTWHRHEHTHEAVTHRHAHFPDSHHRHAH; from the coding sequence GTGAGCTTCGGAGCGTTGCGTCATGTCGGTGTTCAGGCGGGGGTGGCAGCGGCTGTTCTGTTCGGTGCGGGTGCCCCCGTGGCCAAGCTGCTGCTGGGCGAGGTCTCGCCGTGGCTGCTTGCGGGCCTGCTGTACCTCGGCTCGGGCGTCGGCCTCGGCATCTACCGTCTCGTGCGTCGTGCGCCCCGCGTTCGGCTCCAGCGGCACGAGCGGCTTCCACTGGCCGGTGCCGTCTTCTTCGGTGGGATGCTCGGACCGGTGCTGCTCATGTTCGGCTTGTCCAACATGCCTGCCTCTGGCGCGTCCCTGCTGCTGAACGCGGAAGGCGTGGCCACGGCGCTGCTGGCATGGTTCGTCTTCCGGGAGAACTTCGACCGCCGAGTCGCCCTCGGCATGGTCGCCATCGTCGCCGGGGCCGTCGTGCTGTCCATCCCGATGGGCGGGTCGATCCGGTTCGGAGGCATCTGGCCGACGCTGGCGGTTCTCGGCGCGTGCCTCTCGTGGGGTATCGACAACAACCTGACACGCAAGGTCGCGTTGAACGATGCGACGTGGCTCGCCACGATCAAGGGAGGCGTGGCCGGCCCCGTGAATCTCGTTCTCGCGTTCCTGCTCGGCGCGGCCCTGCCGCCCGCGTGGAGCGTCGCCGCCGCGATGGGCGTCGGCCTGCTGGCGTACGGTGTCAGCCTCGTGCTGTTCATCGTGTCGATGCGGCACGTCGGCACCGCCCGTGCCGGGGCGTACTTCAGCGTGGCGCCCTTCTTCGGCGCGCTGCTCGCCGTGCTCATGGGCGAGGCGCTGACGGCTCCTCTCGTCATCGCTGCCGCGCTCATGGCCGTGGGTGTGTGGTTGCACCTGACAGAGCGTCACGAGCACGAACACAGGCACGAGGCCATCGCTCACGACCACTGGCATCGCCACGATGATGAGCACCATGACCACGAGCACCCCGAGCCGGTCGCAGCGGGCACCTGGCACCGGCACGAGCACACGCACGAGGCCGTGACGCACAGGCACGCGCACTTCCCCGACTCGCATCACAGGCACGCGCACTGA
- a CDS encoding MFS transporter, producing the protein MSGGKTASVWRQPAQVWAVAFASVVAFMGIGLVDPILPAISESLDATPVQTELLFTSYLFVTGLAMLITSWISSRIGAKSTLLVGLALIVVFALLCALSGDVNTIIGFRAGWGLGNALFISTALATIVGAASGGSGAAIVLYEAALGLGIAIGPLLGGLLGEVSWRGPFFGVVALMSIAFVAVAVLLRGPGEKRTPVPLSAPFRALGRPALAVLAVAALFYNIGFFVLLAFSPYPLGFGAMGIGFTFFGWGVALALTSVWVAPALLRRWSRTAVMLWTLPLLAVDLIAAALFVSSAASLVVCIIVGGLLLGIMNTVLTESVMEATDLPRSVASSAYSAVRFLGGAAAPPIAAWLWHAYGAPVPYFFAAASILIATAVIAIFHRVLSGIDAHEADAAEEGAAILIGDAA; encoded by the coding sequence ATGAGCGGCGGCAAGACCGCCAGCGTGTGGCGTCAGCCGGCACAGGTGTGGGCGGTCGCCTTCGCGAGCGTCGTCGCATTCATGGGCATCGGCCTGGTGGATCCGATCCTGCCCGCGATCTCCGAATCCCTCGATGCGACTCCGGTTCAGACGGAGCTCCTCTTCACGAGCTACCTGTTCGTCACCGGACTCGCGATGCTCATCACGAGCTGGATCTCCAGCCGCATCGGCGCCAAGTCGACGCTCCTCGTCGGTCTCGCCCTGATCGTGGTCTTCGCACTGCTCTGCGCCCTGTCCGGCGACGTGAACACGATCATCGGCTTCCGAGCCGGATGGGGGCTCGGCAACGCGCTGTTCATCTCGACCGCGCTCGCGACGATCGTCGGAGCCGCGAGCGGCGGCAGCGGTGCGGCGATCGTCCTCTATGAGGCGGCGCTCGGGCTCGGCATCGCGATCGGCCCGCTGCTGGGCGGTCTGCTCGGCGAGGTGAGCTGGCGGGGGCCGTTCTTCGGCGTCGTGGCGCTGATGTCGATCGCGTTCGTCGCCGTCGCGGTGCTGCTGCGCGGGCCCGGCGAGAAGCGGACCCCCGTGCCGCTCTCGGCCCCCTTCCGCGCCCTGGGTCGTCCCGCACTCGCCGTGCTGGCGGTCGCCGCCCTCTTCTACAACATCGGGTTCTTCGTGCTGCTCGCCTTCTCGCCTTACCCGCTCGGGTTCGGCGCCATGGGAATCGGGTTCACGTTCTTCGGATGGGGCGTGGCACTCGCTCTCACGAGCGTGTGGGTCGCGCCGGCGCTCCTACGACGCTGGTCGCGCACGGCCGTGATGCTCTGGACACTGCCGTTGCTGGCCGTCGACCTGATCGCGGCGGCGCTGTTCGTCTCGAGCGCGGCGTCGCTGGTGGTGTGCATCATCGTCGGCGGCCTGTTGCTCGGCATCATGAACACGGTGCTCACCGAGTCGGTCATGGAGGCCACGGACCTGCCGCGATCGGTGGCGTCGTCCGCGTACTCCGCGGTCCGCTTCCTCGGCGGCGCGGCCGCTCCTCCGATCGCGGCGTGGCTGTGGCACGCGTACGGCGCGCCCGTGCCCTACTTCTTCGCGGCGGCATCCATCCTGATCGCGACGGCCGTCATCGCGATCTTCCACCGGGTGCTTTCCGGCATCGACGCCCACGAGGCGGATGCCGCGGAAGAAGGCGCCGCGATCCTCATCGGCGACGCGGCCTGA
- the otsB gene encoding trehalose-phosphatase, with amino-acid sequence MSVATIAELATVGELLVALDFDGTLAPRQDDPMAARMLPGARAAVDALARLPRTTVALVSGRSLGDLEEISEHTADSPIHLAASHGAEFWHPGDPDAAPAPSPESIAERDRVRGDAERAVEDLADVWIEPKTFGFAVHTRQAGAAETAEAHARVERLMAGEEPHWRRRTGHDILEYASRQEGKDTAVAELRRLTHADAVLFAGDDVTDEDALASLGPADLGVHVGDGDTAASVSVPRIEDLADLLAELARQRARAVGARE; translated from the coding sequence ATGAGCGTTGCGACGATCGCCGAGCTCGCGACCGTGGGAGAGCTGCTCGTCGCACTCGACTTCGACGGCACGCTGGCGCCGAGGCAGGACGACCCGATGGCGGCACGGATGCTGCCCGGGGCCCGCGCCGCGGTCGATGCGCTGGCGCGACTGCCGCGCACGACCGTCGCCCTCGTCTCGGGCCGGAGCCTGGGCGACCTCGAGGAGATCAGCGAGCACACAGCGGACTCTCCGATCCACCTCGCGGCCTCCCACGGCGCGGAGTTCTGGCACCCGGGCGACCCCGACGCGGCACCCGCCCCGTCGCCCGAGAGCATCGCCGAGCGCGACCGCGTGCGCGGCGACGCCGAGCGGGCGGTCGAAGACCTCGCGGACGTCTGGATCGAGCCGAAGACGTTCGGCTTCGCGGTCCACACCCGTCAAGCCGGCGCGGCCGAGACCGCCGAGGCGCACGCGCGCGTCGAGCGTCTCATGGCGGGGGAGGAGCCGCACTGGCGGCGGCGCACGGGCCACGACATCCTCGAGTACGCCAGCCGCCAGGAGGGCAAGGACACGGCGGTGGCGGAGCTGCGCCGTCTCACGCACGCGGATGCCGTGCTGTTCGCGGGCGATGACGTCACCGACGAGGACGCGCTGGCGAGCCTCGGTCCCGCGGACCTCGGCGTGCACGTCGGCGACGGCGACACGGCCGCGTCGGTCTCCGTGCCGCGCATCGAGGACCTCGCCGATCTGCTCGCGGAGCTCGCGCGCCAGCGCGCGCGTGCCGTCGGTGCCCGGGAATAG
- a CDS encoding DUF4145 domain-containing protein: MVTPFDDVYVFSTGHTYSTSSERAYATGDCPKCGAHQFVVVAVTGTQDAAWLRCLKCKLAVVANHGVTSPPQLPLRVPSGLPVDEGAVWNEIRECLGVGAFTASVMLCRKLLMHVAVAHGLPAKNAKDFAPTFAQCVDRLLAEGIVTKRMEPWIERIREVGNEANHEIAPVGKESALDVATFTQKLLELAYEMDDTMSKAQPAQ; this comes from the coding sequence ATGGTCACTCCGTTTGACGATGTGTACGTATTCAGCACTGGGCACACATACTCCACGTCGTCCGAGCGCGCCTACGCGACTGGCGATTGTCCCAAATGCGGAGCGCACCAGTTCGTCGTCGTTGCGGTGACGGGCACTCAGGATGCTGCGTGGCTTCGATGCCTGAAGTGCAAGCTGGCAGTCGTCGCCAATCACGGAGTTACATCGCCTCCGCAGTTGCCGTTGCGCGTGCCGTCGGGTCTTCCAGTTGACGAGGGTGCGGTGTGGAACGAGATTCGCGAGTGCCTAGGCGTAGGAGCATTCACCGCGTCGGTGATGCTCTGCCGCAAGCTGCTGATGCACGTTGCTGTCGCCCATGGTCTGCCAGCTAAGAATGCCAAGGACTTCGCCCCGACATTCGCTCAATGTGTCGATCGTTTGCTAGCGGAAGGGATTGTCACGAAGCGGATGGAGCCATGGATTGAGCGCATTCGTGAGGTGGGCAACGAAGCCAATCACGAGATCGCACCCGTCGGCAAAGAGTCCGCGCTTGACGTTGCGACGTTCACCCAGAAGCTGCTTGAACTCGCCTACGAGATGGACGACACAATGTCAAAGGCTCAGCCCGCGCAGTAG
- a CDS encoding acetolactate synthase large subunit — translation MTDVPAAAVPRPPARSTSAPVLTGAQAVVRSLDLLGVTDVFGLPGGAIMPVYDPLMDDEAVRHILVRHEQGAGHAAEGYASASGRVGVAIATSGPGATNLVTAIADAYMDSVPLVCITGQVFSTLMGTDAFQEADIVGITMPVTKHSFLVKRAEDIPGALAAAFEIAGTGRPGPVLVDITKDAQQAEVPFVWPPKVDLPGYRPVTKAHGKQIQAAAQLLATAAKPVLYVGGGIIRSGASEELRALAEETGAPVVTTLMARGAFPDSHPQHLGMPGMHGTVPAVLALQEADLIVALGARFDDRVTGKASLFAPHAQVVHVDIDPAEISKIRTADVPIVGDVREVLIDLSAAFGGATVESKPDISEWWAYLDGLREEFPLGYAPTTDGLLAPQHVIQRIGELTGPEAVYVAGVGQHQMWAAQFIKYERPNSWLNSGGAGTMGYAVPAAMGAKVAQPERVVWAIDGDGCFQMTNQELATCVINEIPIKVAIINNSSLGMVRQWQTLFFNGRHSNTDLNTGHGTARIPDFVKLAEAYGCLAIRVEKEDEIDAAIELALATNDRPVVIDFVVSADAMVWPMVPQGVSNSYVQYAKDHSPAFDEEA, via the coding sequence ATGACTGACGTGCCCGCCGCGGCCGTGCCGCGGCCGCCCGCCCGATCTACATCCGCGCCTGTGCTCACGGGAGCGCAGGCGGTCGTCCGCTCGCTCGACCTGCTCGGTGTCACCGATGTGTTCGGTCTGCCGGGCGGCGCGATCATGCCCGTCTACGACCCGCTCATGGACGACGAGGCCGTACGGCACATCCTCGTGCGCCACGAGCAGGGTGCCGGCCACGCAGCCGAGGGCTACGCCTCCGCCTCCGGCCGGGTCGGCGTCGCGATCGCGACCTCGGGTCCGGGCGCGACGAACCTCGTGACCGCGATCGCGGACGCGTACATGGACTCGGTGCCCCTTGTGTGCATCACCGGGCAGGTGTTCTCCACTCTCATGGGGACGGACGCCTTCCAGGAGGCCGACATCGTCGGCATCACGATGCCGGTCACGAAGCACTCGTTCCTCGTCAAGCGCGCCGAGGACATCCCCGGTGCGCTTGCGGCAGCGTTCGAGATCGCCGGCACGGGTCGCCCGGGCCCGGTGCTCGTGGACATCACGAAGGACGCGCAGCAGGCGGAGGTGCCCTTCGTCTGGCCGCCGAAGGTCGACCTGCCGGGCTACCGCCCGGTGACCAAAGCACACGGCAAGCAGATTCAGGCGGCCGCACAGCTGCTGGCCACGGCGGCCAAGCCCGTGCTCTACGTCGGCGGCGGCATCATCCGCTCCGGCGCCTCGGAGGAGCTGCGCGCCCTCGCCGAGGAGACGGGCGCGCCGGTCGTGACCACGCTCATGGCTCGTGGCGCCTTCCCCGACTCGCACCCGCAGCACCTCGGCATGCCCGGGATGCACGGCACCGTGCCGGCCGTCCTCGCGCTGCAGGAGGCCGACCTGATCGTGGCGCTGGGCGCCCGTTTCGACGACCGCGTGACCGGGAAGGCGTCGCTGTTCGCGCCGCATGCCCAGGTCGTCCACGTCGACATCGACCCTGCCGAGATCTCCAAGATCCGCACGGCGGACGTGCCGATCGTGGGAGACGTGCGCGAGGTGCTCATCGACCTCTCCGCCGCCTTCGGCGGAGCGACGGTCGAGTCCAAGCCGGACATCTCCGAATGGTGGGCCTATCTCGACGGGCTCCGCGAGGAGTTCCCGCTCGGCTACGCGCCCACGACCGACGGCCTGCTCGCGCCGCAGCACGTGATCCAGCGCATCGGTGAGCTCACCGGGCCGGAGGCCGTGTACGTCGCCGGCGTCGGGCAGCACCAGATGTGGGCGGCGCAGTTCATCAAGTACGAGCGCCCGAACTCCTGGCTGAACTCCGGCGGCGCGGGCACGATGGGCTACGCCGTGCCCGCCGCTATGGGGGCGAAGGTCGCTCAGCCCGAGCGCGTGGTCTGGGCGATCGACGGTGACGGCTGCTTCCAGATGACGAACCAGGAGCTCGCCACCTGCGTCATCAACGAGATCCCGATCAAGGTCGCGATCATCAACAACTCCTCGCTCGGCATGGTTCGCCAGTGGCAGACGCTGTTCTTCAACGGGCGCCACTCGAACACCGACCTCAACACCGGACATGGGACGGCCCGCATCCCCGACTTCGTGAAGCTCGCCGAGGCGTACGGATGTCTCGCGATCCGCGTGGAGAAGGAGGACGAGATCGACGCCGCGATCGAGCTGGCACTCGCCACGAACGACCGGCCCGTCGTGATCGATTTCGTGGTGTCGGCGGATGCGATGGTGTGGCCGATGGTGCCGCAGGGCGTCAGCAACAGCTACGTGCAGTACGCCAAGGATCATTCGCCCGCGTTCGATGAGGAGGCCTGA
- the ilvD gene encoding dihydroxy-acid dehydratase, with product MNHPDGTIDIKPRSRTVTHGIEATTSRGMLRGVGMGDEDWDKPQIGIASSWNEITPCNLSLDRLAQGAKEGVHAGGGYPLQFGTISVSDGISMGHEGMHFSLVSREVIADSVETVVMAERLDGTVLLAGCDKSIPGMLMASARLDLSSVFLYAGSIAPGWVKQSDGTLKEITIVDSFEGVGACLAGRITEAELKRIECAFAPGEGACGGMYTANTMASVAEALGLSLPGSAAPPSADRRRDYYAHRSGEAVVNLLKLGITTRDILTPEAFENAIALAMALGGSTNVVLHLLAIAREAEVELNLHDFNRIGDKVPHVADMKPFGKYVMNDVDKHGGIPVIMKAMLDEGLLHGDALTVTGKTVAENLRELDPDPVDGQVIHRFDDPIHATGGLTILHGSIAPEGAVVKSAGFDADVFEGPARVFERERAAMDALEAGEIHAGDVVVIRYEGPKGGPGMREMLAITAAIKGAGLGKDVLLLTDGRFSGGTTGLCIGHIAPEAVDAGPIAFVRDGDLIRVDIAARSLDLLVDEAELSSRREGWEPLPPRYTRGVLAKYSRLVHSAAQGAVTS from the coding sequence GTGAATCACCCGGATGGAACGATCGACATCAAGCCACGCTCGCGCACGGTCACGCACGGCATCGAGGCCACGACCTCCCGCGGCATGCTGCGCGGCGTCGGCATGGGCGACGAGGACTGGGACAAGCCCCAGATCGGCATCGCCTCCAGCTGGAACGAGATCACTCCCTGCAACCTGAGCCTGGACCGCCTCGCGCAGGGCGCCAAAGAGGGCGTCCACGCCGGCGGCGGCTACCCGCTGCAGTTCGGCACGATCTCGGTGTCCGACGGCATCTCGATGGGCCACGAGGGCATGCACTTCTCGCTCGTGTCGCGCGAGGTCATCGCCGACTCCGTCGAGACGGTCGTCATGGCGGAGCGTCTCGACGGCACGGTCCTGCTCGCCGGCTGCGACAAGTCCATCCCCGGGATGCTGATGGCCTCGGCACGACTCGATCTGTCGAGCGTGTTCCTCTACGCCGGGTCCATCGCGCCGGGATGGGTCAAGCAGTCCGACGGCACGCTCAAGGAGATCACGATCGTCGACTCCTTCGAGGGCGTCGGCGCGTGCCTGGCCGGGCGCATCACGGAGGCCGAGCTCAAACGCATCGAGTGCGCCTTCGCGCCGGGCGAGGGTGCGTGCGGCGGCATGTACACCGCGAACACGATGGCCTCGGTCGCCGAGGCGCTGGGTCTCAGCCTTCCGGGGTCCGCGGCCCCGCCGTCCGCCGACCGTCGTCGCGACTACTACGCCCACCGCTCCGGCGAGGCGGTCGTGAACCTGCTCAAGCTCGGCATCACGACACGCGACATCCTCACGCCCGAGGCGTTCGAGAACGCGATCGCGCTGGCGATGGCGCTCGGCGGCTCGACCAACGTCGTGCTGCACCTGCTGGCGATCGCGCGCGAGGCCGAGGTCGAGCTGAACCTGCACGACTTCAACCGCATCGGCGACAAGGTGCCGCACGTGGCCGACATGAAGCCGTTCGGCAAGTACGTCATGAACGACGTCGACAAGCACGGCGGCATCCCGGTCATCATGAAGGCCATGCTCGATGAGGGGCTGCTGCACGGCGACGCGCTCACGGTGACCGGCAAGACCGTCGCCGAGAACCTCCGCGAGCTCGACCCCGACCCCGTCGACGGCCAGGTCATCCACCGCTTCGACGACCCGATCCACGCCACCGGCGGTCTCACGATCCTGCATGGATCGATCGCCCCCGAGGGCGCGGTCGTGAAGTCCGCCGGTTTCGACGCCGACGTCTTCGAGGGGCCGGCTCGCGTCTTCGAGCGCGAACGCGCCGCGATGGATGCGCTGGAGGCGGGCGAGATCCACGCGGGCGACGTCGTCGTCATCCGCTACGAAGGCCCCAAGGGCGGCCCCGGCATGCGCGAGATGCTCGCCATCACGGCGGCCATCAAGGGCGCCGGGCTCGGAAAAGATGTACTACTCTTGACGGACGGACGATTCTCGGGCGGCACAACCGGCCTCTGCATCGGCCACATAGCACCCGAAGCGGTGGACGCAGGTCCTATCGCATTCGTGCGCGATGGTGATCTGATACGGGTCGATATCGCAGCTCGCTCCCTCGACCTACTCGTCGACGAGGCTGAGCTGAGCTCCCGCCGCGAAGGCTGGGAGCCGCTTCCTCCGCGCTATACCCGTGGCGTTCTTGCCAAGTACTCGCGTCTCGTGCACTCTGCCGCGCAGGGTGCCGTCACGAGCTGA